The following are from one region of the Cyanobium gracile PCC 6307 genome:
- a CDS encoding ABC transporter permease codes for MRHPLRQRLAHARRIAAVLLSSQYAYMLEYRAEIVLWALSGVLPFIMLGLWSAVDAGGGLGMSSLQLARYFLSAFVVRQFTIVWVMYTFEEDNLNGRLSPYLLQPLPVVWRYVAAHLSEQATRLPFVAMLVGLFFLLYPAAFWWPSPTSALLAVLATLAAFALRFLMQFTLTMVCFWSEKASALERLLYLPYLYLSGLVAPLALYPESVRTFAFWTPFPYMVDVPARILAGETVPVLQSFAAMAAWAALLLPINLLLWRRGLRHYSAMGA; via the coding sequence ATGAGACACCCCCTGCGCCAGCGGCTGGCCCATGCCCGCCGCATCGCCGCCGTGCTGCTCTCCAGCCAGTACGCCTACATGCTCGAGTACCGGGCCGAGATCGTGCTCTGGGCGCTCTCGGGGGTGCTGCCCTTCATCATGCTGGGCCTCTGGAGCGCCGTCGATGCCGGCGGCGGGCTGGGGATGAGCTCCCTGCAGCTGGCCCGTTACTTCCTGTCGGCGTTCGTGGTGCGTCAGTTCACGATCGTCTGGGTGATGTACACCTTCGAGGAGGACAACCTCAACGGCCGCCTGTCGCCTTACCTGCTCCAGCCCCTGCCCGTGGTGTGGCGCTACGTGGCCGCCCACCTCTCGGAGCAGGCCACCCGGCTGCCCTTCGTGGCGATGCTGGTGGGGCTGTTCTTCCTTCTCTATCCCGCCGCCTTCTGGTGGCCCTCGCCGACGTCGGCGCTGCTGGCGGTGCTGGCCACCCTGGCGGCCTTCGCCCTGCGCTTCCTGATGCAGTTCACGCTGACGATGGTGTGCTTCTGGAGCGAGAAGGCCAGCGCCCTGGAGCGCCTCCTCTACCTGCCCTACCTCTATCTCTCCGGGCTGGTGGCCCCCCTGGCCCTCTATCCCGAGTCGGTGCGGACCTTCGCCTTCTGGACCCCCTTCCCCTACATGGTGGATGTACCGGCCCGGATCCTGGCCGGTGAGACCGTGCCGGTGCTCCAGAGCTTTGCGGCCATGGCTGCCTGGGCCGCCCTGCTGCTGCCGATCAACCTGCTGCTGTGGCGGCGGGGCCTGCGCCACTATTCGGCCATGGGGGCGTGA
- a CDS encoding ABC transporter ATP-binding protein, translated as MAPDRMAIVRAQGLGKTYRVADKQPGLAGTLRHFVNRRERLIAAVQDVSFAIAPGEFVGFLGANGAGKTTTLKMLTGLIHPTSGTVEVAGCQPQRREADFLGQITLVMGQKQQLIWDLPPLDSLRVNAAVYGIPPAESRRRIAELAEMLELGDELRRPVRKLSLGQRMKAELLAALLHRPAVLFLDEPTLGLDVNAQARVRSFLADYNRRFGATVLLTSHYMADITALCPRVLLIHEGRLFYDGGLETLTQRLAPCREVRLELHAPLGAEAFASYGEVEAIEGREVRLLIPRERLTEQVGRLLADLAVVDLSVSDPPIEDIIGRLFHEGAVA; from the coding sequence ATGGCCCCCGACCGCATGGCCATCGTCCGCGCGCAGGGCCTCGGCAAGACCTACCGGGTGGCCGACAAGCAACCCGGACTGGCCGGCACCCTGCGTCACTTCGTCAATCGTCGCGAGCGTTTGATCGCAGCCGTGCAGGACGTGAGTTTCGCCATCGCGCCGGGGGAGTTCGTCGGCTTCCTGGGGGCCAACGGCGCCGGCAAGACCACCACCCTCAAGATGCTCACGGGGTTAATCCACCCCACCAGCGGCACGGTGGAGGTGGCCGGCTGCCAGCCCCAGCGCCGTGAGGCGGACTTCCTGGGTCAGATCACCCTGGTGATGGGCCAGAAGCAGCAGCTGATCTGGGATCTGCCGCCGCTGGATTCCCTGCGGGTCAACGCCGCCGTTTACGGCATCCCCCCGGCCGAGAGCCGCCGCCGCATCGCCGAGCTGGCGGAGATGCTCGAACTGGGGGACGAACTGCGCCGGCCCGTGCGCAAGCTCTCCCTGGGCCAGCGGATGAAGGCGGAGCTGCTGGCGGCCCTGCTGCACCGTCCGGCGGTGTTGTTCCTCGATGAACCGACCCTGGGCCTGGATGTGAACGCCCAGGCCCGGGTGCGCAGCTTCCTGGCCGACTACAACCGCCGCTTCGGCGCCACCGTGCTGCTCACCAGTCACTACATGGCCGACATCACCGCCCTCTGCCCGCGGGTGCTGCTGATCCACGAGGGCCGCCTCTTCTATGACGGCGGCCTCGAGACCCTCACCCAGCGGCTCGCCCCCTGCCGGGAGGTGCGTCTGGAGCTGCACGCGCCCCTGGGGGCCGAGGCCTTCGCCAGCTACGGCGAGGTGGAGGCCATCGAGGGCCGGGAGGTGCGGCTGCTGATCCCGCGGGAGCGGCTCACCGAACAGGTGGGGCGGCTGCTGGCCGACCTGGCGGTGGTCGATCTGTCGGTGTCCGACCCGCCGATCGAGGACATCATCGGCCGGCTGTTCCATGAAGGGGCCGTGGCATGA